The following coding sequences are from one Sciurus carolinensis chromosome 11, mSciCar1.2, whole genome shotgun sequence window:
- the LOC124959889 gene encoding olfactory receptor 4C15-like, producing the protein MHNQSFITEFVLLWFSQNPTVQKIVFAVFLLVYMATIGGNMLIVVTIVCSPALLGSPMYFFLAFLSFLESVFSCVITPKVIVDSLYKRKTISYTGCMIQLFAEHFLGGAEMVTLTVMAYDHYVAICKTLHYSSIMNWRLCGILVGVAWTGGFLHSIILVLFTYQLPFCGPNVIDHFMCDLYPLLELACTDTHILGLLMVATSRFMCIIIFCLLLVSYGVILFSLRTHSAGGRRKALSTCGSHITVLVLFFVPCIFINARPPSVFPFDKVVEMFYTILTPLLNPLIYTFRNKEVKNAIRKMWKRLALVSDEK; encoded by the coding sequence ATGCATAACCAAAGCTTCATAActgaatttgttcttttgtggTTCTCACAGAATCCTACTGTACAGAAAATAGTATTTGCTGTATTTTTGTTGGTCTACATGGCAACTATTGGGGGTAACATGCTAATTGTAGTGACCATTGTGTGTAGTCCTGCACTGCTGGgctcccccatgtacttcttcttgGCATTCTTATCCTTTCTGGAGTCTGTTTTCTCCTGTGTTATCACACCAAAAGTGATTGTGGATTCACTGTATAAGAGGAAAACCATCTCTTACACAGGATGCATGATTCAACTTTTTGCTGAGCACTTCCTTGGTGGAGCAGAGATGGTTACCCTGACAGTCATGGCCTATGaccactatgtggccatttgcaagACCTTGCactactcttccatcatgaactGGAGGCTCTGTGGCATTCTGGTGGGGGTGGCCTGGACAGGGGGCTTCTTGCATTCCATTATACTGGTCCTCTTCACTTACCAGCTGCCCTTTTGTGGCCCTAATGTCATTGATCATTTTATGTGTGACTTGTACCCATTACTGGAGCTGGCCTGCACTGATACTCATATCCTAGGTCTTTTGATGGTTGCTACTagtagatttatgtgcattataATCTTCTGCTTGTTGCTTGTTTCCTATGGTGTCATCTTGTTCTCCCTGAGGACACACAgtgctggagggaggaggaaagctctgtccacctgtggatctcacattactgttttggttttgttctttgtaccatgtatatttataaatgcacggcctccttctgtctttccttttgacAAAGTGGTAGAAATGTTTTATACCATCCTCACTCCCTTGCTCAATCCTTTGATTTATACTTTTAGAAACAAGGAAGTGAAAAATGctataaggaaaatgtggaagaGATTGGCATTAGTTTctgatgaaaaataa